The following coding sequences are from one Syngnathus acus chromosome 14, fSynAcu1.2, whole genome shotgun sequence window:
- the gtf2ird1 gene encoding general transcription factor II-I repeat domain-containing protein 1 isoform X2, giving the protein MSQMRKLTCDGVRPTSRCDPALPAPSARQEILTSLVSALDSVCMAMSKLNAEVACVTVHEDSVIAVGTEKGRIFLNSRREIQTEFYKFCRAPSYLPDVTSAKDQDVDPGKAGKEGERAKTGRAPTLPPPLPPLPPPQTDAQSNIFVLRKMVDEVFTVLYSEAAGKSTLVPVPYEWLQKEPACLVAHGLPEGVSLRKPSEYDSKTLVQILEQSHRIQFTVTRPTEDLSKSASAELGHQSSSGSPAAQSGAGPVKTTAQVVTPPSPATSANSVLSNFLYGMPVSSKPHPDGTPDFKATSLLSLAKDRLADWTDKGTCGKAAASNDETTKRAGEPGQTPASVHISKRLLFSIVHEKSEKWDSFIRETEDINTLRECVQILFNSRYAEALGLDHMVPVPYRKIACDPGAVEILGIPDQIPFKRPCTYGVPKLKRILDQRHAIRFAVRRMFDEKIFTAAAGKMSKEESKQDAGSSAPEDENLSLTPSAAELPVNPHSDWSTSVCASPLAECAAGPSADCLPIKRIKTEPPDGDIIQVTVPAGSNAEEAGEPEPASAPSCRATSEPAPWCRAASSPSGPLAAAQVLSPNTAPLNLRRPSEGSLVEDIGEMILQLRRQVENLFSLKYAEALGLPEPAKVPYSKFQTYPEDLFVSGLPEGIALRRPNCFGAAKLRKILAAANRIKFVIKTPELLSEQVKQEMPSVCDSELDAKEVTALTEDATALSKRPAFSECLESKLSRIDLANTLREQVQDLFNRKYGEALGIKYPVQVPYKRIKNNPDSVIIEGLPPGIPFRKPCTFGSQNLERILAVADKINFTITRPFQGLIPKPAPRRVTLLKKAYATINDDDDDDVNRVGEKVVLREQVKELFNKKYGEALGLDRAVAVPYKLIRGSPASVEVEGLPEDVPFRNPGTYDAACLERILHAKDKISFSVKSQLQPFSELCSQPCNTALAPEASTSRRKRKRVQETHRGPAPSSAELAPSANQIPVMQWPMYMVDYSGVNMQVPGKVNY; this is encoded by the exons ATGTCTCAAATGAGGAAGCTGACATGTGATGGCGTGCGGCCCACCTCCCGCTGCGATCCTGCGCTTCCAGCGCCGTCTGCCAGGCAGGAGATCCTCACCAGCTTGGTGTCGGCCCTGGATTCGGTG TGCATGGCCATGTCCAAGTTGAACGCCGAGGTGGCCTGTGTCACCGTCCACGAGGACAGCGTTATCGCAGTTGGTACAGAAAAGGGACGCATTTTCCTCAACTCCAGGAGAGAAATCCAGACTGAATTCTACAAGTTTTGCC GGGCGCCCTCGTACCTGCCCGACGTGACCTCTGCCAAAGACCAGGATGTGGATCCGGGCAAGGCGGGAAAGGAAGGCGAGCGTGCGAAAACGGGCCGAGCGCCtacgctgccgccgccgctgccgccgctgccacCACCACAAACGGACGCGCAGTCCAACATTTTTGTCCTGAGGAAGATGGTGGACGAGGTCTTTACCGTTCTCTACA GTGAAGCGGCTGGAAAGAGCACCCTAGTCCCCGTGCCTTATGAGTGGCTCCAGAAGGAGCCCGCTTGCCTTGTGGCCCACGGTCTCCCGGAGGGCGTCTCCTTGAGAAAGCCGTCAGAGTATGACTCCAAGACGCTCGTACAAATTCTCGAGCAAAGCCACAGGATACAGTTCACCGTCACAAG GCCGACGGAAGACTTGTCCAAGTCGGCGAGCGCAGAGCTGGGCCATCAAAGCTCTTCCGGCAGCCCCGCGGCTCAGAGCGGCGCTGGCCCAGTCAAGACTACTGCCCAGGTAGTCACACCGCCAAGTCCCGCCACTTCCGCCAACTCCGTTCTCTCAAACTTCCTGTACGGCATGCCCGTGTCCTCCAAACCCCACCCAGATGGCACGCCGGACTTCAAAGCCACGTCGCTCCTCAGCCTGGCCAAGGACCGACTGGCCGACTGGACGGACAAGGGCACGTGTGGGAAGGCTGCCGCTAGCAACG atgaaacaacaaaacGAGCCGGTGAACCGGGTCAGACACCTGCGAGTGTCCACATTTCCAAGAGGCTACTCTTCTCCATCGTACACGAGAAATCGG AAAAATGGGACTCCTTCATTCGGGAGACGGAGGATATTAACACCTTGAGGGAATGTGTCCAGATTCTGTTCAACAGCAGATacg CCGAGGCCCTGGGTCTGGACCACATGGTGCCGGTTCCGTACCGCAAGATAGCGTGCGACCCGGGCGCGGTGGAGATTCTGGGCATCCCGGACCAGATCCCCTTCAAGCGCCCGTGCACCTACGGGGTCCCCAAACTCAAACGCATCCTGGACCAGCGCCACGCCATCCGATTTGCGGTCAGGCG GATGTTTGATGAAAAGATTTTCACAG CTGCCGCCGGCAAGATGTCGAAGGAAGAAAGCAAGCAGGACGCGGGGTCCTCCGCCCCAGAAGACGAGAACCTGAGTCTCACGCCCAGCGCCGCGGAGCTGCCAGTCAATCCTCACAGCGACTG GTCGACCAGCGTGTGCGCCAGTCCCCTGGCTGAGTGCGCAGCAG GTCCTTCGGCAGATTGCCTCCCCATTAAGAGGATTAAAACGGAGCCTCCGGACGGGGACATCATTCAAGTTACGGTGCCGG CCGGCTCCAACGCCGAGGAGGCCGGCGAGCCCGAGCCCGCCTCCGCCCCCTCGTGTCGGGCCACGTCTGAGCCCGCCCCCTGGTGTCGGGCCGCGTCCTCTCCCTCGGGCCCCCTCGCAG CCGCCCAAGTGTTGTCGCCCAATACGGCACCACTCAACCTCCGAAGACCCTCTGAAG GCAGCCTGGTGGAGGACATTGGTGAAATGATTCTTCAGCTGCGCAGACAGGTGGAGAACTTATTCAGCCTCAAGTACG CTGAAGCTTTGGGCCTCCCCGAGCCAGCCAAGGTGCCCTACTCCAAGTTCCAAACGTACCCCGAGGACCTGTTTGTGAGCGGGCTGCCCGAGGGCATCGCCCTGCGGCGGCCCAACTGCTTCGGGGCGGCCAAGTTGCGCAAGATCCTGGCCGCCGCCAACCGCATCAAGTTTGTCATCAAAAC GCCCGAGCTGCTGAGCGAGCAAGTCAAGCAAGAGATGCCTTCCGTCTGCGACTCGG AGCTGGACGCTAAGGAAGTGACAGCGCTCACAGAGGACGCTACTGCGTTGTCCAAAAGACCCGCTTTCTCAG AGTGCCTGGAGTCCAAGCTGTCCAGGATCGACCTGGCCAACACGCTGCGGGAGCAGGTCCAGGACCTGTTCAACAGAAAGTACGGCGAGGCGCTGGGCATCAAGTACCCGGTGCAAGTGCCTTACAAGCGCATCAAAAACAACCCGGACTCGGTCATCATCGAGGGACTCCCGCCCGGGATCCCCTTCCGCAAGCCTTGCACCTTCGGCTCGCAGAACCTGGAGCGCATCCTGGCTGTTGCGGACAAAATTAACTTCACCATCACCAG ACCTTTCCAAGGACTCATTCCAAAACCTG CACCTCGCCGGGTCACGTTACTCAAGAAGGCCTACGCTACCATAAATG atgacgacgacgacgatgtCAACCGAGTTGGGGAGAAGGTGGTCCTCCGCGAGCAGGTCAAGGAGCTGTTTAACAAGAAATACG GCGAGGCTCTGGGGCTTGACCGCGCCGTGGCCGTGCCGTACAAGCTGATCCGCGGCAGCCCCGCCAGTGTGGAGGTGGAAGGCCTCCCCGAAGACGTGCCCTTCCGGAACCCGGGTACCTACGATGCCGCCTGCCTGGAGAGGATCCTCCATGCCAAAGACAAAATCAGCTTCAGCGTCAAGAGCCAGCTACA GCCTTTCTCTGAACTGTGCAGTCAGCCTTGCAACACAG CATTAGCGCCCGAAGCCTCGACCAGTCGGCGGAAGCGCAAGCGCGTCCAGGAGACCCACcgaggccccgccccctcctccgCAGAGCTTGCCCcgtcagccaatcagattCCAGTCATG CAGTGGCCAATGTACATGGTGGACTACAGCGGAGTCAACATGCAAGTACCAGGAAAAGTTAACTACTGA
- the gtf2ird1 gene encoding general transcription factor II-I repeat domain-containing protein 1 isoform X3 has product MSQMRKLTCDGVRPTSRCDPALPAPSARQEILTSLVSALDSVCMAMSKLNAEVACVTVHEDSVIAVGTEKGRIFLNSRREIQTEFYKFCRAPSYLPDVTSAKDQDVDPGKAGKEGERAKTGRAPTLPPPLPPLPPPQTDAQSNIFVLRKMVDEVFTVLYSEAAGKSTLVPVPYEWLQKEPACLVAHGLPEGVSLRKPSEYDSKTLVQILEQSHRIQFTVTRPTEDLSKSASAELGHQSSSGSPAAQSGAGPVKTTAQVVTPPSPATSANSVLSNFLYGMPVSSKPHPDGTPDFKATSLLSLAKDRLADWTDKGTCGKAAASNDETTKRAGEPGQTPASVHISKRLLFSIVHEKSEKWDSFIRETEDINTLRECVQILFNSRYAEALGLDHMVPVPYRKIACDPGAVEILGIPDQIPFKRPCTYGVPKLKRILDQRHAIRFAVRRMFDEKIFTAAAGKMSKEESKQDAGSSAPEDENLSLTPSAAELPVNPHSDWSTSVCASPLAECAAGPSADCLPIKRIKTEPPDGDIIQVTVPAGSNAEEAGEPEPASAPSCRATSEPAPWCRAASSPSGPLAAAQVLSPNTAPLNLRRPSEAGSLVEDIGEMILQLRRQVENLFSLKYAEALGLPEPAKVPYSKFQTYPEDLFVSGLPEGIALRRPNCFGAAKLRKILAAANRIKFVIKTPELLSEQVKQEMPSVCDSELDAKEVTALTEDATALSKRPAFSECLESKLSRIDLANTLREQVQDLFNRKYGEALGIKYPVQVPYKRIKNNPDSVIIEGLPPGIPFRKPCTFGSQNLERILAVADKINFTITRPFQGLIPKPDDDDDDVNRVGEKVVLREQVKELFNKKYGEALGLDRAVAVPYKLIRGSPASVEVEGLPEDVPFRNPGTYDAACLERILHAKDKISFSVKSQLQPFSELCSQPCNTALAPEASTSRRKRKRVQETHRGPAPSSAELAPSANQIPVMQWPMYMVDYSGVNMQVPGKVNY; this is encoded by the exons ATGTCTCAAATGAGGAAGCTGACATGTGATGGCGTGCGGCCCACCTCCCGCTGCGATCCTGCGCTTCCAGCGCCGTCTGCCAGGCAGGAGATCCTCACCAGCTTGGTGTCGGCCCTGGATTCGGTG TGCATGGCCATGTCCAAGTTGAACGCCGAGGTGGCCTGTGTCACCGTCCACGAGGACAGCGTTATCGCAGTTGGTACAGAAAAGGGACGCATTTTCCTCAACTCCAGGAGAGAAATCCAGACTGAATTCTACAAGTTTTGCC GGGCGCCCTCGTACCTGCCCGACGTGACCTCTGCCAAAGACCAGGATGTGGATCCGGGCAAGGCGGGAAAGGAAGGCGAGCGTGCGAAAACGGGCCGAGCGCCtacgctgccgccgccgctgccgccgctgccacCACCACAAACGGACGCGCAGTCCAACATTTTTGTCCTGAGGAAGATGGTGGACGAGGTCTTTACCGTTCTCTACA GTGAAGCGGCTGGAAAGAGCACCCTAGTCCCCGTGCCTTATGAGTGGCTCCAGAAGGAGCCCGCTTGCCTTGTGGCCCACGGTCTCCCGGAGGGCGTCTCCTTGAGAAAGCCGTCAGAGTATGACTCCAAGACGCTCGTACAAATTCTCGAGCAAAGCCACAGGATACAGTTCACCGTCACAAG GCCGACGGAAGACTTGTCCAAGTCGGCGAGCGCAGAGCTGGGCCATCAAAGCTCTTCCGGCAGCCCCGCGGCTCAGAGCGGCGCTGGCCCAGTCAAGACTACTGCCCAGGTAGTCACACCGCCAAGTCCCGCCACTTCCGCCAACTCCGTTCTCTCAAACTTCCTGTACGGCATGCCCGTGTCCTCCAAACCCCACCCAGATGGCACGCCGGACTTCAAAGCCACGTCGCTCCTCAGCCTGGCCAAGGACCGACTGGCCGACTGGACGGACAAGGGCACGTGTGGGAAGGCTGCCGCTAGCAACG atgaaacaacaaaacGAGCCGGTGAACCGGGTCAGACACCTGCGAGTGTCCACATTTCCAAGAGGCTACTCTTCTCCATCGTACACGAGAAATCGG AAAAATGGGACTCCTTCATTCGGGAGACGGAGGATATTAACACCTTGAGGGAATGTGTCCAGATTCTGTTCAACAGCAGATacg CCGAGGCCCTGGGTCTGGACCACATGGTGCCGGTTCCGTACCGCAAGATAGCGTGCGACCCGGGCGCGGTGGAGATTCTGGGCATCCCGGACCAGATCCCCTTCAAGCGCCCGTGCACCTACGGGGTCCCCAAACTCAAACGCATCCTGGACCAGCGCCACGCCATCCGATTTGCGGTCAGGCG GATGTTTGATGAAAAGATTTTCACAG CTGCCGCCGGCAAGATGTCGAAGGAAGAAAGCAAGCAGGACGCGGGGTCCTCCGCCCCAGAAGACGAGAACCTGAGTCTCACGCCCAGCGCCGCGGAGCTGCCAGTCAATCCTCACAGCGACTG GTCGACCAGCGTGTGCGCCAGTCCCCTGGCTGAGTGCGCAGCAG GTCCTTCGGCAGATTGCCTCCCCATTAAGAGGATTAAAACGGAGCCTCCGGACGGGGACATCATTCAAGTTACGGTGCCGG CCGGCTCCAACGCCGAGGAGGCCGGCGAGCCCGAGCCCGCCTCCGCCCCCTCGTGTCGGGCCACGTCTGAGCCCGCCCCCTGGTGTCGGGCCGCGTCCTCTCCCTCGGGCCCCCTCGCAG CCGCCCAAGTGTTGTCGCCCAATACGGCACCACTCAACCTCCGAAGACCCTCTGAAG CAGGCAGCCTGGTGGAGGACATTGGTGAAATGATTCTTCAGCTGCGCAGACAGGTGGAGAACTTATTCAGCCTCAAGTACG CTGAAGCTTTGGGCCTCCCCGAGCCAGCCAAGGTGCCCTACTCCAAGTTCCAAACGTACCCCGAGGACCTGTTTGTGAGCGGGCTGCCCGAGGGCATCGCCCTGCGGCGGCCCAACTGCTTCGGGGCGGCCAAGTTGCGCAAGATCCTGGCCGCCGCCAACCGCATCAAGTTTGTCATCAAAAC GCCCGAGCTGCTGAGCGAGCAAGTCAAGCAAGAGATGCCTTCCGTCTGCGACTCGG AGCTGGACGCTAAGGAAGTGACAGCGCTCACAGAGGACGCTACTGCGTTGTCCAAAAGACCCGCTTTCTCAG AGTGCCTGGAGTCCAAGCTGTCCAGGATCGACCTGGCCAACACGCTGCGGGAGCAGGTCCAGGACCTGTTCAACAGAAAGTACGGCGAGGCGCTGGGCATCAAGTACCCGGTGCAAGTGCCTTACAAGCGCATCAAAAACAACCCGGACTCGGTCATCATCGAGGGACTCCCGCCCGGGATCCCCTTCCGCAAGCCTTGCACCTTCGGCTCGCAGAACCTGGAGCGCATCCTGGCTGTTGCGGACAAAATTAACTTCACCATCACCAG ACCTTTCCAAGGACTCATTCCAAAACCTG atgacgacgacgacgatgtCAACCGAGTTGGGGAGAAGGTGGTCCTCCGCGAGCAGGTCAAGGAGCTGTTTAACAAGAAATACG GCGAGGCTCTGGGGCTTGACCGCGCCGTGGCCGTGCCGTACAAGCTGATCCGCGGCAGCCCCGCCAGTGTGGAGGTGGAAGGCCTCCCCGAAGACGTGCCCTTCCGGAACCCGGGTACCTACGATGCCGCCTGCCTGGAGAGGATCCTCCATGCCAAAGACAAAATCAGCTTCAGCGTCAAGAGCCAGCTACA GCCTTTCTCTGAACTGTGCAGTCAGCCTTGCAACACAG CATTAGCGCCCGAAGCCTCGACCAGTCGGCGGAAGCGCAAGCGCGTCCAGGAGACCCACcgaggccccgccccctcctccgCAGAGCTTGCCCcgtcagccaatcagattCCAGTCATG CAGTGGCCAATGTACATGGTGGACTACAGCGGAGTCAACATGCAAGTACCAGGAAAAGTTAACTACTGA
- the gtf2ird1 gene encoding general transcription factor II-I repeat domain-containing protein 1 isoform X1, with protein MSQMRKLTCDGVRPTSRCDPALPAPSARQEILTSLVSALDSVCMAMSKLNAEVACVTVHEDSVIAVGTEKGRIFLNSRREIQTEFYKFCRAPSYLPDVTSAKDQDVDPGKAGKEGERAKTGRAPTLPPPLPPLPPPQTDAQSNIFVLRKMVDEVFTVLYSEAAGKSTLVPVPYEWLQKEPACLVAHGLPEGVSLRKPSEYDSKTLVQILEQSHRIQFTVTRPTEDLSKSASAELGHQSSSGSPAAQSGAGPVKTTAQVVTPPSPATSANSVLSNFLYGMPVSSKPHPDGTPDFKATSLLSLAKDRLADWTDKGTCGKAAASNDETTKRAGEPGQTPASVHISKRLLFSIVHEKSEKWDSFIRETEDINTLRECVQILFNSRYAEALGLDHMVPVPYRKIACDPGAVEILGIPDQIPFKRPCTYGVPKLKRILDQRHAIRFAVRRMFDEKIFTAAAGKMSKEESKQDAGSSAPEDENLSLTPSAAELPVNPHSDWSTSVCASPLAECAAGPSADCLPIKRIKTEPPDGDIIQVTVPAGSNAEEAGEPEPASAPSCRATSEPAPWCRAASSPSGPLAAAQVLSPNTAPLNLRRPSEAGSLVEDIGEMILQLRRQVENLFSLKYAEALGLPEPAKVPYSKFQTYPEDLFVSGLPEGIALRRPNCFGAAKLRKILAAANRIKFVIKTPELLSEQVKQEMPSVCDSELDAKEVTALTEDATALSKRPAFSECLESKLSRIDLANTLREQVQDLFNRKYGEALGIKYPVQVPYKRIKNNPDSVIIEGLPPGIPFRKPCTFGSQNLERILAVADKINFTITRPFQGLIPKPAPRRVTLLKKAYATINDDDDDDVNRVGEKVVLREQVKELFNKKYGEALGLDRAVAVPYKLIRGSPASVEVEGLPEDVPFRNPGTYDAACLERILHAKDKISFSVKSQLQPFSELCSQPCNTALAPEASTSRRKRKRVQETHRGPAPSSAELAPSANQIPVMQWPMYMVDYSGVNMQVPGKVNY; from the exons ATGTCTCAAATGAGGAAGCTGACATGTGATGGCGTGCGGCCCACCTCCCGCTGCGATCCTGCGCTTCCAGCGCCGTCTGCCAGGCAGGAGATCCTCACCAGCTTGGTGTCGGCCCTGGATTCGGTG TGCATGGCCATGTCCAAGTTGAACGCCGAGGTGGCCTGTGTCACCGTCCACGAGGACAGCGTTATCGCAGTTGGTACAGAAAAGGGACGCATTTTCCTCAACTCCAGGAGAGAAATCCAGACTGAATTCTACAAGTTTTGCC GGGCGCCCTCGTACCTGCCCGACGTGACCTCTGCCAAAGACCAGGATGTGGATCCGGGCAAGGCGGGAAAGGAAGGCGAGCGTGCGAAAACGGGCCGAGCGCCtacgctgccgccgccgctgccgccgctgccacCACCACAAACGGACGCGCAGTCCAACATTTTTGTCCTGAGGAAGATGGTGGACGAGGTCTTTACCGTTCTCTACA GTGAAGCGGCTGGAAAGAGCACCCTAGTCCCCGTGCCTTATGAGTGGCTCCAGAAGGAGCCCGCTTGCCTTGTGGCCCACGGTCTCCCGGAGGGCGTCTCCTTGAGAAAGCCGTCAGAGTATGACTCCAAGACGCTCGTACAAATTCTCGAGCAAAGCCACAGGATACAGTTCACCGTCACAAG GCCGACGGAAGACTTGTCCAAGTCGGCGAGCGCAGAGCTGGGCCATCAAAGCTCTTCCGGCAGCCCCGCGGCTCAGAGCGGCGCTGGCCCAGTCAAGACTACTGCCCAGGTAGTCACACCGCCAAGTCCCGCCACTTCCGCCAACTCCGTTCTCTCAAACTTCCTGTACGGCATGCCCGTGTCCTCCAAACCCCACCCAGATGGCACGCCGGACTTCAAAGCCACGTCGCTCCTCAGCCTGGCCAAGGACCGACTGGCCGACTGGACGGACAAGGGCACGTGTGGGAAGGCTGCCGCTAGCAACG atgaaacaacaaaacGAGCCGGTGAACCGGGTCAGACACCTGCGAGTGTCCACATTTCCAAGAGGCTACTCTTCTCCATCGTACACGAGAAATCGG AAAAATGGGACTCCTTCATTCGGGAGACGGAGGATATTAACACCTTGAGGGAATGTGTCCAGATTCTGTTCAACAGCAGATacg CCGAGGCCCTGGGTCTGGACCACATGGTGCCGGTTCCGTACCGCAAGATAGCGTGCGACCCGGGCGCGGTGGAGATTCTGGGCATCCCGGACCAGATCCCCTTCAAGCGCCCGTGCACCTACGGGGTCCCCAAACTCAAACGCATCCTGGACCAGCGCCACGCCATCCGATTTGCGGTCAGGCG GATGTTTGATGAAAAGATTTTCACAG CTGCCGCCGGCAAGATGTCGAAGGAAGAAAGCAAGCAGGACGCGGGGTCCTCCGCCCCAGAAGACGAGAACCTGAGTCTCACGCCCAGCGCCGCGGAGCTGCCAGTCAATCCTCACAGCGACTG GTCGACCAGCGTGTGCGCCAGTCCCCTGGCTGAGTGCGCAGCAG GTCCTTCGGCAGATTGCCTCCCCATTAAGAGGATTAAAACGGAGCCTCCGGACGGGGACATCATTCAAGTTACGGTGCCGG CCGGCTCCAACGCCGAGGAGGCCGGCGAGCCCGAGCCCGCCTCCGCCCCCTCGTGTCGGGCCACGTCTGAGCCCGCCCCCTGGTGTCGGGCCGCGTCCTCTCCCTCGGGCCCCCTCGCAG CCGCCCAAGTGTTGTCGCCCAATACGGCACCACTCAACCTCCGAAGACCCTCTGAAG CAGGCAGCCTGGTGGAGGACATTGGTGAAATGATTCTTCAGCTGCGCAGACAGGTGGAGAACTTATTCAGCCTCAAGTACG CTGAAGCTTTGGGCCTCCCCGAGCCAGCCAAGGTGCCCTACTCCAAGTTCCAAACGTACCCCGAGGACCTGTTTGTGAGCGGGCTGCCCGAGGGCATCGCCCTGCGGCGGCCCAACTGCTTCGGGGCGGCCAAGTTGCGCAAGATCCTGGCCGCCGCCAACCGCATCAAGTTTGTCATCAAAAC GCCCGAGCTGCTGAGCGAGCAAGTCAAGCAAGAGATGCCTTCCGTCTGCGACTCGG AGCTGGACGCTAAGGAAGTGACAGCGCTCACAGAGGACGCTACTGCGTTGTCCAAAAGACCCGCTTTCTCAG AGTGCCTGGAGTCCAAGCTGTCCAGGATCGACCTGGCCAACACGCTGCGGGAGCAGGTCCAGGACCTGTTCAACAGAAAGTACGGCGAGGCGCTGGGCATCAAGTACCCGGTGCAAGTGCCTTACAAGCGCATCAAAAACAACCCGGACTCGGTCATCATCGAGGGACTCCCGCCCGGGATCCCCTTCCGCAAGCCTTGCACCTTCGGCTCGCAGAACCTGGAGCGCATCCTGGCTGTTGCGGACAAAATTAACTTCACCATCACCAG ACCTTTCCAAGGACTCATTCCAAAACCTG CACCTCGCCGGGTCACGTTACTCAAGAAGGCCTACGCTACCATAAATG atgacgacgacgacgatgtCAACCGAGTTGGGGAGAAGGTGGTCCTCCGCGAGCAGGTCAAGGAGCTGTTTAACAAGAAATACG GCGAGGCTCTGGGGCTTGACCGCGCCGTGGCCGTGCCGTACAAGCTGATCCGCGGCAGCCCCGCCAGTGTGGAGGTGGAAGGCCTCCCCGAAGACGTGCCCTTCCGGAACCCGGGTACCTACGATGCCGCCTGCCTGGAGAGGATCCTCCATGCCAAAGACAAAATCAGCTTCAGCGTCAAGAGCCAGCTACA GCCTTTCTCTGAACTGTGCAGTCAGCCTTGCAACACAG CATTAGCGCCCGAAGCCTCGACCAGTCGGCGGAAGCGCAAGCGCGTCCAGGAGACCCACcgaggccccgccccctcctccgCAGAGCTTGCCCcgtcagccaatcagattCCAGTCATG CAGTGGCCAATGTACATGGTGGACTACAGCGGAGTCAACATGCAAGTACCAGGAAAAGTTAACTACTGA